The Nicotiana tomentosiformis chromosome 2, ASM39032v3, whole genome shotgun sequence genome includes the window TGGCCATGATGGTAATCCTCTAGCGGCACATACACAGCCTCAAAACCTAATCGCGCATACTCTCGGGCATCTCTCAATGTGTAAGCAGCAAGAGAAGCCAATAATCTGGCAATCTGGCGATGAGCTCGTCGTTGTATGGCCTCCATATGAACTATTTATTAAATGCAAGAATCGTGAGTAAACGCAAGACAGATCAAGCATTATCAGACAAGCTTAGTCATATATTTACGTGATCATCTTCAGGTAAATCCAACAGATCCATGTCGAGCCTCGACCTCGCGGGCTCCATATTGGACAAACTTAACGGAAGAAGGTTATATTTGAACCAATACTATTACAGTAGGAATATATTTGAACAcaaagtataacgaggggtatatTTAAACATTTTCTCATAGTTCAAGGGTATATTTGGTCCTTTACCGATTTACTTTTGTATATGCACTAAGTGAACGAAGAACTTCAGCATGCATCTCTATCTTTTGGTTGTGGTTAAATTGGTTTAATTTGAACAGTAGTATTCACCGGTCAATATCTATTTGCCGTGTGGGGACATTCATAAAAGGGATTTTAGCCAAGAGAGAactagcatgtttggccaagtttttcaaAAGGGAAAATGTACTTTTTTTCTCGAAAGCACTTTTTTccctaacttgaggtgtttgaccaagcttttttggagaaaaaaagtgcttttgggaagaagcagaagcagtttctgagaaGCAGTAAAAAgttgcttcttcccaaaagtagaagcataagcagttttgacttttcttcttacgaaaaatacccttaacaaaatatagtatataccaaaataactgttaaacctaatacttaggatattaatatataaatatttcttattatttttaggatagctttctaatatatagtgactttaggggtgaatgcttttatatttgttgaataatttttaatatatttaacttttattacaagaattaagtacttttaaattttatcttcatattttacttaaataaaataaaaaaaattaattattgcctgtaataataaatttttaagattatttatttacttataatattaactattaagcaaatTTATTCacgtccttattcgtaatttgatacttaaaagcactttctgaaaagcttggccaaacataaattattgctcaaaagtgcttttcagagtgattagccaaacacaaactatttttctacaaaaatacttttttcaaaaatatttttgaaaaaagcacttctcaaaataagttgatttctccagcttggccaaataggctaaaAGATGGAGAGGTAATTGCACCTGTTCAACTAGTCAAACTAACAGCACTCCATCCTATTCCGTAAACAACTACTCCTATTCACATACATGGATTAAGAATTGTACTGATTGTCATTGTCCTAAGAGAGTTAAGGATTTCAAGAGTCCGAAATCAAAATgtgattcttttggactcaaagaaccaaaatgtgtGAAAAACAAATATAGTAACCAAAATATATAACACCCTTTTAAAAGGCGCTATAGTTGAACCTGAAAAGAGCGGGAAGGTATAACGCCTTTTATTAAGATGCTATAATATAGGGTCTTAATAGAAAGCGCTATACCCACATAAAAATCTGTCCCCTTCCCTTCCCCGCCAAACCAGaaactctcccccccccccccgccaaaacaaaacaaaaaaaacagcGGTTCCCCCATTGTCAACGAAAACACACTCGAGTGGAGCCCACCGGTCCCAACAAAAAGTATAGATTCTCGGTCCTGCGCCCTAGCTAAGGTGTTATCTCGTAGTGGATTGCTCGTTTAAACCTTAAATCGAGTTATTCCgatttagtttttgttaaaacacatataaaaatacatattagttatttttaatgtGCTCTATGTTATTTTGTGAATATTTTATGATTtaactaatttgttattttttatccggactatagtattagtgtgctaaaaaaataagtaaaatagaaaaattattattagttgttaaaaaaaatattaataagttACTTTatactgtggtatatgtattttcgtgattatttttttattaaattaatttgttgttgttatccgctttagattatttatttgctaaaagactagtaaaatagataaattattagtTTAGTTCCCTGTAGTGGTATCTTGTGGTCTAATATAGTActcgtatttgtaatgtagtgccctttagcgtagcaAAATGTAGTGCCATTTAGCGTAGTatccttgtagttattgaaattaattatttaagtatctcttatacccaaaaatacgtcaaaaaTCTGATAGTTTAAATACAAACTTtgtccaattctagtcaacgatcgtaagaaaataacatgagaaaacaacaatatttcccggactaagtattgttatatgaatatttaataattaaatcctgtaaagttatgaaaaataattatttaattttattatagtcaaaaataagtgagtcataatcaaaaatatataataataaaactaacatataaaataataaaactaacatatacaatattcgGAAAAAAAATTTCAttatgaacacaagaattcaggataccttggtgctATTGGgcatcaaatatcgagcctggaacccatatgtgaatatttaataattaaatcttgtataattataaaaattaattattaattttattatagtcaaaaataggtgagtaacaaataaacatataaaataataaaactaacatattaaagtaaaataatgtaattaatattgttcagtTTACAGTAGCCGAAATGGAGGTTCCGCCTTTGCATCCCGGACTTACCACGCTAGAGCTATTATTGCTACAAGGGGAGCATAAGTGATCCTACATATGGGAGGGACAGTTACTGGCCCAGACGTTCCACGTCAGGAGAGTAGACGATTTGTGGGACTTTCTTAGGGCCCACCctctccatccccgtatagtcagaCGCCTCCGGGATATGGGTTTTTATAGGATTGTGGATATCGGCCGGCTGGAGGTGGATTGGTCGttgatcacggccctgatagagTGGTGGtgaccggagacgcacacatttTATCTgtccattggcgaggccactatCACGCTTCAGGACGTGGAGGCCCTATATGGGCTGCCCGTTGATGGACACCCTGTTGCTTTGCTGAATGCCATCAGAGAGTATACGGGTTTGCAGTACCTGGAGATGCTGCAGCGGCTCACCGGTTTCCAGCCACCGGATGAGACTGCATTGATTGGGGCTAGTCGTCTGCAGTTGATGCCCGTCCGACAGCATTTGGAGGCGATGCACGCTGACATCACAGATGATACACCGGAGCTTCATATTCATCGGTACACGAGGTTGTTGCTGAtgcttatgtttggaggggttttgttcccgaacacttcggggaacctagttagcttgagatttcttcatcatcttgagcggctagatgatttacatcaTTACAGCTGGGGTGCTGCTGTTCTCGATTACTTGTACAGGTAGATGTGCCGGGCGAGCATAGGCACCAAGCGAGACATTGCAGGATTTTTGACTctgctgcaggtgaaaac containing:
- the LOC138905521 gene encoding protein MAIN-LIKE 1-like, which translates into the protein MGFYRIVDIGRLEDVEALYGLPVDGHPVALLNAIREYTGLQYLEMLQRLTGFQPPDETALIGASRLQLMPVRQHLEAMHADITDDTPELHIHRYTRLLLMLMFGGVLFPNTSGNLVSLRFLHHLERLDDLHHYSWGAAVLDYLYR